One segment of Pan paniscus chromosome 20, NHGRI_mPanPan1-v2.0_pri, whole genome shotgun sequence DNA contains the following:
- the LOC134728410 gene encoding golgin subfamily A member 2-like, producing MEACRQIQLERDTFAEILKGERATRQQRMNQMSEQGPFPLCFVRMHTLGEEKECIMNRLQELETSLVELRKQMTELPALAPRARPSEVEQQLQEEAEHLREELESLAGQFQAQEHLEAASQRTSSYRPS from the exons ATGGAGGCATGTAGACAAATACAACTGGAGAGAGATACATTTGCTGAGATTCTTAAAGGAGAGAGGGCCACACGGCAGCAGAGGATGAATCAGATGTCGGAGCAG GGCCCTTTCCCCCTGTGCTTTGTGCGGATGCACACActgggggaggagaaggagtgTATTATGAATCGGTTACAGGAGCTGGAGACAAGCTTGGTGGAATTGAGAAAACAGATGA CTGAACTCCCAGCCCTGGCACCCCGAGCAAGGCCCTCCGAGGTGGAGCAGCAGCTACAAGAGGAGGCTGAGCACCTGAGGGAGGAGCTGGAGAGTCTGGCAGGACAGTTCCAAGCCCAG GAGCACCTGGAAGCTGCCAGCCAGAGAACCAGCAGCTACAGGCCCAGCTGA
- the LOC100970988 gene encoding golgin subfamily A member 2 has protein sequence MALPEEGTGDHSEEEEGAQEEGGTVSSIGLCALGGRLDGGWGRRRGGGEEEEEDEEEKEKEKKKNKKKEEKEKEEEAPRPMPSILQDLESQESMVAFLTSAVASADGEQARLRGQLKEQRLRCRCLAHLLAWAQKQPEAAAPAPGTGMDSVWGGTHQALQGAMEKLQSCFMQLMQEKVDLKERVEELEHRCIQLSGETDTIRVYTALSQPGGSAEGAAPTGGGAHPQASPGQGGDEGRVWSFSARGGAAGRVQVQAWQLNTLSSR, from the exons ATGGCTCTCCCTGAGGAAGGTACGGGAGACCActcagaggaagaggagggagccCAGGAGGAAGGGGGGACTGTTAGCAGCATAGGA CTCTGCGCCCTAGGAGGTAGACtggatggggggtgggggagaaggaggggagggggggaggaggaggaggaggatgaggaggagaaggagaaggagaagaagaagaacaagaagaaggaggagaaggagaaggaggaggaggcaccTCGGCCCATGCCGAGCATCCTGCAGGACCTGGAAAGCCAGGAGTCCATG GTGGCATTTTTAACATCAGCTGTAGCCAGTGCAGACGGGGAGCAGGCTCGGCTCCGTGGGCAGCTGAAGGAGCAAAGGCTGCGCTGCCGGTGCCTGGCTCACCTGCTGGCCTGGGCCCAGAAGCAGCCAgaggcagcagccccagccccagggacTGGGATGGATTCTGTGTGGGGGGGGACCCACCAGGCCCTGCAGGGGGCCATGGAGAAACTGCAG AGCTGCTTTATGCAGCTGATGCAGGAAAAGGTGGACCTGAAAGAGCGGGTGGAGGAGCTGGAACATCGCTGCATCCAGCTGTCTGGAGAGACAGACACCATCA GagtctacaccgccctctctcaGCCAGGGGGCAGCGCTGAAGGAGCAGCACCAACAGGAGGAGGAGCACACCCACAGGCTAGCCCAGGACAAGGAGGAGACGAAGGCCGGGTGTGGAGCTTCTCTGCCCGGGGGGGAGCTGCGGGGAGGGTGCAGGTTCAGGCATGGCAGCTGAACACCCTCTCCTCCAGGTGA